A region of the Siniperca chuatsi isolate FFG_IHB_CAS linkage group LG23, ASM2008510v1, whole genome shotgun sequence genome:
CTGGGCTGAAGATGTTTGGGTTCAAAGCAGCATCCCGCTGCATCACGAGCATCTCTTTCCACGGATTTGTCATCCTATTTACACAAGTCTTCACACCACCGACAACAAACATCCTTTGCAGGCATCAGAGGCAGGATTGTGTTGTTCCCCAGAGTTTGCTCATCCGGCAAAGCTCTTGACATTACATTCCTCTGAAGCCGCCTTAAACATATTTATCCAGAAAGATACAATAACAGTATGTGAGCAGGCAGCTGAATGATGCTATTAGGCTTCCTACAGGCTCTTATTATAATGTCTTTAGCAGCACAATATTTATTTCAGTATAACTCACTTAAATTTACAAActgtttctgtatatttttaaatgttttgattaatcatttggtctagaaaatgtcagaaaatagtgaaaaatacacattacagttttccaaagccacattttatttcttcaaatGGCTTTTTTGTCCAAGCAATACTCCCAATTatcaatttactatcacataagacacaGGAAAGCTGGAAATTCTCACACTTGAGAAGCTAAGGAACTAagaaatatttggtatttttgcttaaaaaatattttaatgattaatcgatCAAAATAGTATTTTCTGTTGCTCGACTAATCCAcaaattatttcagctctagatAAGATGAAAGTCAGTAactaatctaaatctaaaacactttaaaatcaaatatatcAGCCTTTCTTGTCTGAGTCTTACTTTACTGGGGAAAAATGGTTTTAAGAAATGGCTGCAACTTAATGGTTTTCAGTCTGAATTAGTCTGTCAATAATTTGATTGTTTagaatataaaatgtcagaaaatagtgaaaaatgcccatcacaatttcaatttgtccgaccaacagtccaaaacccaaagatatttaatgtacaatgatataaaacagagaaaagcagcatattctcacatttgaggagctgaCATTTTAGCttgacttaaatgattagtaTGTTATAAGattattgatttaaattaaTGGATATTATTGTTTTGTCGATTGATTCATTATTTTAGCACTAGAGCAAGGCATACTCGGTTTTTCCTTGTTATCTGGAAGAGTATCAACTAAAAAATGAGCGGAAATAAAATGGTAGGATATGCATGCCTATAATACGACCTCTGATTTACAGCAAGTCAAAGACAGAGCCAAAGATTCATTTTCACCCCACTTCATTTTATTAAGCAAAGTATCAGAATGGCCTGCAATTAGTTGTGTAACAAAAAGATAACTTAGGGAATGTAATGAACAGTATGGCAATACTGTTTGAGAGTAACTGCTTCAAAACCCAGTATGAGGAATAAGGAGTGTGACTGATTAAATGTTGAATTGTGTGCCAGATGACTCTGTATGCCAGTGGAAGTGCCAGCAGCTGAACAGTAGTTGATATGACAGTGTTGAGAATAATAAGACATAATGAAATAAAGCAAACTTGTACTGAAACTAGTTCACATCCGTCTCTGGCTGCATGTGCTCAAGATGTGGTAACAACAGtacagcagttttaaaaaatgtgttaccTATGGTTACATAGCAAATCAGATAGCTTAAAgccatcaaacaaaaacaaatatatgaTTAGCCCTCACAAATTAGCGCGCTATTCCTCGAGTCTCTAATCAGGGTTGGAATTTTATCAAAAACTACACTGGCctcaaatacatgtaaatacccaatgtactgtacttcacatatgaaagaaaattaattgcacATCAGTTAATCTGGAAGGAACATTGTCActgaaaaggaaaaactaaaaaggAAATCAAAACTTAGTGACCCGTTCATCAATTCTCTTTAATTCTATCATTGGACATAGTattatttcttctctttttttgaaaaataacattcaCAAGCATATAGAGTAAATCGACCTCTAATGTAAATATTTGGAAgtaacatataaaaaaataaagatggaaAATAAGAGTTTTGCTCTCTCAGGAGAATGTTCCCCTAACAACTCAGCATATTAACAAAAGAATCCACTGTACATATCAGACTCTAAAAGATATATACTGTCACCTCTCGTTAATGATTTAcatccaaaaataaaattaaatcttcagtcagttttgtttttcttcttttttctctttttaaagtgATCAGTAAAAACGTCAAGAGGCTGGTGTGTCCTGCAACTTTACGATGCAGCGTGACAGTCAGAAGGTCAGTACTTCACACaaagaacagagcagaaacaaaACCAGGTTCCTAACAAAGCTAGGACTACTGCTCGTCTTTACCACAGTGTCAGTGACTAATCCTCAGTTTTTTACAGTGTCTTTTCTCTATCACAGCAGCATGGACTCCTGCATAGCAAATGCCTCCTGTGCATGCCTGTAGTGTGGTCCTCCAAACAGCTGGGGGAGCTGTTGCCTTATGACGGGCTGCTGCTCCTGGAACTGTGTCCTGTAGTGAAGCAGGCCGTCTGGGTTGGCGGGAAAAGTGAACTCCTGAACGGGAGACATTTGGGCTCGCTGGAAGCTGGGCGAGCGCGGCATCCCACCTGGGGATTGAGGGGGCAGCTCACCCTCCAGCGCCCACGGGAGCCCGTCTACAGGCCGCCGAGGCCCGCCCTCTGGGAGGTAGTGCGGGTTCACCTCGCCCCTCCGATGCCCCTCAAACCTGTAGTCCACTGGAGCGTAGACCTGTGCGGTGGAGGTGAGCTGTTGCAGGTAGATAGGGGTGGAGCTCCCCTGGGTTTCCAGCTGCAAGGAGTGCTCCGGGGGAGGCCTGGCGTTTCGGGGGTTGTGGGTGGAGCTAGATGGTGGCTGCCTGCGGTAGGTGGCGAAGGAGTTGTTCATGAGAGCCTTCTCTGGGGAGAGGCTGTTGGTCTGCCGCTGAGTGGTGGCGTACGCTCGTTCCCCATACGCCACGGTAGAGGGTGGGGTAAATCGGGAGGGCGGAGCATAGAGTTTGTCTTCTCCTCTGTTGTCCAGGCTTACGCTGTAAGCAGGATGGAAGATGGGGACCTCAGTAGTAGTTCTGCCCGGGGAATGCTGCTGCGGAGGAGTGTGGTACTGGCTCTGGCTGCCAGGGTAGCTGGCCTGGACACCTGCTGGACTGTTGTgggaaaagggaggaggagggagtttGGCCATCCTGGGCCCTGATGCGACGGAGACAACGCTCCCAGCCAGGCTGGGTCCGCGGCTGGGGCTGCCCTGATGGAGGGATGATACACTGAAAGGTGTCTCACTGCGAGGGGTCCTCATTCTGGACGGAGGTCCGTCAAGCTCCAGGATCTCGAAATCCTGCTCCGGCAGCCCTGGTACGTTGTCGTACTGGGAGGCGTTGGAGCCTCGGTCGGAGCCAGGGACGAAGCCCTTGGAGCGTGGCCGGCGGTGGGGCAGAGCAGTGTCTTCTGGGCTGGAAGGGGCCGGCGATGCCCCTCGGCTCCGATGAACCTCCCGGGCTGCTGCCGCTTTGGCTGCTTCCAGCTTTGTCTCGGAGGGTTTGAACCAGCGGGGAGTGATGTCTCTGTGAGAGCTGGAGGCTGCGTTGGAGTTATGGTTGGCGGTGGCGTGGCTCTGAGGCTTCCGTCTATCCACCGTGCTGAATTGTGGTTTAGGGGTGGGGGCTGAGGGTGGTGTTGCTCTCCTCTCAGGCGTGGTGGAGTTGGACTGCTTTTGATGCTCATTGGGAATCTCCCCTGATCCCCTGGAGCGGCCATCCCTCTTGTCAGCTTTGTGGTGGCGGATCGGCTTCTCCAGCGAGTCTCGGCGTGACTGGCTGTGGGGTCGACTGTCCCGCTGGCGCTCTGGTACAGGACTCGGGTCCCTGGGAGGCTCTGCTGGCTCGGCATGACTTTGACCGTTGGCCACATGGTTCACCCCTGCTGCTGCCAGCTCAGGAGGAAGCTGCCCTAGAGGCTTCTTGGGAAACTCTTCCTCTTTACCTGCAAGAGCAAAACAGTGGAAACATATTAGAACACCATCAGGAAGCAAAACTGAACGATGATGTTTAACACACTGTGTGGCGCAGATTCACATCAGATGAGGAGTCACAACAGGGACATGGATTCATGCAACACCACTGCCATAGAGAGGTAAAAATAAAGGAGAATTACATTCATGATGACACATAATCACATCTCAACAGGCAAAGagcaaaagacagaaaaaaacatcagaaatagTGTTTGATATTAATTCCCAGCTTGCTGGAGGGGCTCAATTAGGAAGTGACACTCAATTGAGTGGTCTCTGAAATTATGGGTTTCACTCAATTTCATTAAACTGTACTTAGCTGCGGCAGTAGCCCTGGACTTGAAAGGTCATACAGAAATAGTTCTTGATTAATGAACCTTGTTAAATGTACCGAGACTTGTAAGTACAAGCATTAAAGCCACAGCAATATTTCTCAACTTACTACTCAGCTACCAAAGTTACTATTCTACAACCAGTACATGTGACAAGTTATGCCATTAATACTTAAAACTAATGCtttatgtcagaaaaaaaataaagtacagttgACAAGAACATATACAGTGTGCAGACAGTGATGGTGACGCCGGGTGTTGTTGGGGACTGTAAGGAAAAGTGTGATCACCAGAGTCAGGACAGCAGCTGGAGGAAGATGGAGTGATCCAGGAAGTGAACTTATTGGCACTGAAGCCACAAATTAAAGTGTCTGTCTATGTCGAGTTTATCCACTGCCCGAGTACGAACTAACCTCGTCATTGTTGATCTGAACTGGATTAGTGTTGCAAAGTGCTTTTTCTAGCACCAAATTAATACAGTTTTGTCTTCCTTCAGGAATCTATTCACTGGAGACTATCCTGGCAACAATACAGGTAACAACAGTTCCTCTACGTATTTTTAGATACAGTACAGGCAGGATGATGGTTTACACTTCCTCTGAATCttgaaaaaaattgtaattttttagtTTTAAGTAAATGCTCAAAACCTTTTTAgccacaatctctctctctctctctctctctctctctctctctctctctctctctctctctctctctctctctctctctctctctctctctctctctctctctctctatatatatatatatatatatatatatatatatatatatataaatatgcagcATGACAGTTTGATCAAAAATGTATGTCTGACCGTGGGATGTACAGACGTTTCATTATCAGCTTTTTCACAAAATTTTTTGCTTCATCTTGTAGCTTAAACaatcaaaaacatacattttttaaaaactcgtGTGGAAATGATTTCACTGTTTATCAAACTAAATTAACTTTTAAGACCATTGTAACGTCAATACATTCGCTAAGTTAAAATTCTAAGATGggttttttcttcatattttaatGGCTCAAATTACAACAATTTTTAATGGAAATTTGTTAAAAACCTGAATGTAAGAGCTATGCAGCATGACATATGAAATATGTTTGATCAAATATTTATCACTGACGTAATTAACCTGTGGGATGTATATACTTTTCCTACAGTGTATATTTCACTTATTGAATGACTCAACAATAGGAACTAAAGACTTTCCTATAGTGTAgtacagttgtttttattttaaactcaaAGTGTGTACAAATGGTTTCAAATCTAATTCTGTGGTTTAAGGGATCTTCCTTTAAAGTATATGAGCATTGTTTGAGCCGAAAAGATTTTATTGTCCTCCATCTTCCTTCATAACTAAGCTGTTCGAGGCCACCATATTGCTGGCCGCTAGCAGGTATcggtattgtttttatttcacacatccAGAAAGAGGAAGTGATTTCAGTGTCTATAAAACAATGAAACCTGCCTAACCTCGCCTTAAGGAGCTCCATTTACAACGTGATAGTATAAATGCTTTTGTAGAGGCTTTTTCCTCCCTTACAAAGGTCTGAGGACAATAAAAGCATAGTGATGTTCTTGGATTTTGAGGGTCATAAAATCAGATTCTTCCTTTTGTATGAAAGTCTACAGTCAACAGTAAAAAAAGATAAGAAATGTTTGGTTTGACAAGAATGTTCCCTCCAAACAGTTGTCTGTCTGCTCATAATTTTGTAGTTTCAGGCTTTGGACAGTGTGCAGCACTTTTCTTATCTTTTGTCCTGAAGGGACAAAATTAAACTCAATATCAGCACAAATGAACAGCTCAGTTTTTGCAGGGGTTAGTGACAGAAAGCCACTCTAGATCAGAGATTCATCCAGCTGGTGTTTGCAGAGTAAATTATACTGCAGTGGTGATGGTGGTTAGGAAAAGGAGGAGACCATCTCTTAACTCAAACTACAGAACCATAAAACCACTGTCATTTCTCACAGTTCAGCCAATTCAGATACAAAAATGCAGATTAAAAAATATCCTGCACAGCAGCAAATGTGGTAGCAGATGgttgttaaaagaaaagttaaacAAAAGCCTCCAGTGTTGGAAAAGTGGCTCATTATCTTGTCAGCGGGCAGGGAAACGAACAGACAGCTACTGTTATAGTTGTGTGGGCTCTGGAAGAAAGGAAAGTTCTGGTTCCTTCTTCAGCTACAGTATTAAAGTCAAATATCTTAAAAAGCAAGTGGCTCCTGCTGTTATAGAGGACTAACTGGCTAATGACTAAATACAGGAGGAAGATGACATAGGAACCTGAAAAAGATTGAGGACAGGTGTAGATCCATTCAGTAAATGTATAAATTTTAAAGTATATTTCTTTGACATAGAGCTCCAGGTTGTACCCTGAGAAAAGCCAGGTTAATTTAGGAGAGTAGccatttttttataataataataataaactgcagGTTTAAATAGTCAATGTACATCAGCTGTTGATTAAAAACAGTCATGCAGTGCCTTTAGATGGCCACCAGAGGGCACATTGTCACCTGAAAGACCTTTAAGGACAGAGGTGCAACCACTTTGGAATCAAAACATGGGAGTAAAAAAGCTGAAGATagaaagacaagaggagagCCAGCCACTGCAGGACTCCAAATAAGCACTGAAGCAATGCATCGGAACTTAGTTAAAAATATTATGTGGGGGATTAAAAACTGCTGGAAGACTAGTTTGTGAAGAAAAAACTGttggacagacaggagacagacaggacaaaCAAGACTGACTGAgggacagatggacagagacaTGGAGAGGGAAGACCAGTCAGGATAGCCCACCGGTTACTGTTGTAGGAGGGAATGTGGCCCCCACTCACGGCCacacttttgttgttgttggctaaCATCGTTtgaaagaagagggagagaaggcaGATTAATGAGGAGACACACTACTACTATTGCAAATACAGCTGTAAGCTAAAGCGCAGCAGGAAGCCACAGTACACATGCACTGCCACGTCGAAGCCATAATATCTGAAGGGGCATTTGTTTCACTGTCAAGTCGACTCTGGGTGTTGTTTGACCGATTTGGTGTCTTTTTAAGGGACCACATCAGTATAGATTGcagctatttttttaaatgtggacATATTTATGTAACTTTTTCGAATAATAGTTGAGTTTATAAAATCTCAAAGTAGTGAAAAAGCTttgtttgtctgaccaacagccaAACCCCCAAAAAGATTCAGTTTTATAAAAAGTGTTATCATTGTTAATTGTTTCTCAGACTAATTAAGGGTGCTGAaaacctaataataataatgactacTACTTACTCATGCATACTTGTGTATATTGTATTGGTTTAGGTAAAGGGCTTCAGCATACTATTAATTAGTTCTGCATAAAAATGCGAATAAGAACAGAGCAGTGTATCAGTTTATAGTTGTCTCTCTCTGGTTCTCTTGCACCTGTTGCAGCCACATCACCACTGGACCAAAAATCACAGTCAAAAATGTCCCTTTCCGTATTATAGCTGGTTatactttgtctgtgtgcttcGTGCTGTAGCAGTACCTGGTGCGGGCAGATCCAGCTTTGCCCTCCTGAGCTCCATCATGGACGCCTGTAGCTGCTCAATCACAAAGTCGTCCTCGAAGAAGAAATCTTTGGACAACGTCGCCTGCAGAAACTCCACCAGCTCTTCCATGGACAACTTCAACAggtgctctgtaaatcacacacacacacacacactcacaaataagACACTTTCAGTCTTTGAGAGGTAGACACCAGCGGGTACCACTGTGTAAACAGTCTTACTCTTGTGCAGTTTGAGGATAGTGTAGGACATGGCGGGCAGCAGTCTTTCACCCTCAAAGATGTAGATGTCCCAGATCCTGAGGGTGAGGGTGAAGGGAGTCtggacacaaacagaacaaatgcTCAGAGGATCTTCTTATTGTTTTCCCTGTACGCTTCTTGTAGAATGATTGATATATTTCTTTGTCTCACATTGGCcataaaggataaggctggctaTGTGTCggcatttttgttgttgtcaacaaatcccacaataTTTTAGTCCGTctgtcaatactttctgacttttctaccctgttagttttggtcttttcatgggatttgatgacaacaacaaaaatacagaatatctccAGACTTATCCTTTTAAAAGGCTGATGTTATCGCATATCATTTAGTGTGGATTTGaagttgcttttattttaacatcaatTAGCTGACCAGAGAACATTATTATTAACAGTATGGTGAAGGGGGATCACTTAAACgtgaaacaaagaaatgttCCCATTGGCGTGGAAAAAACAACCTATAGCAGcagttttgttacattttcatatatGGGGTGAGCTTGCTGTTAATGTACTCACTCTGTCCAGGAAGCACTGGAAGAACCACTTCATGGTGTAGAGGCTAGTTAACACCTCTTGGTTgtcctgcagcagcacaaacaaacccaaaacgTATTCAGTGCATTGAGCAGGGAGGTTACTGTTGAGTATGATAATGTAATATCATCTATATAATTTGTCACTTgtcagaatatatatataaaaaaattccTTCTAAATGTCCAGGAAACATAAATATGACCAGTATATTCACCACAAGTTACAGTGTatcaagtaataataataaaactttatttatagagcacttatcaaaacaaagtacaaagtgcttcacaacaagaaaaataaaataacagtgaatgacgaaatataaagaaataaaacacatgaaatacagaaaagcaataaaataaacagtaaaataaacagccagttcacgtaaaatcaggatatgctttcagataaaaatgtgttttgagacgagatttaaacgaagacactgactcagacaacctaatttcttgggcaagttgttccagagcctcggggccctgatagcaaaagctctgtcccctttagttttcatcctggactcaggaacagacaggagacccctgcccgaagatctcaaactacgtgaaggttcataagggattacaaggtctaaaatataatctggggccaggccatgaagagccttaaagtaatcaacaagatcttaaaatcaatcctaaaaccaacagggagccagtgtaaagaggctaaaacaggtgttatgtggtcatacttcttggtcctggttaacagcctagcagctgagttttgtacagtctgcagtcgtgtcagagcttttgattaagacaagtgaacaggctgttacaataatcaaggcgtgaggagataaaagcatgcacaacagtttctgcatcactaagatttaaaatagatcgtatttttgcaatgtttctgaggtgatagaaacatgattggacaagcttagtgatatgttgctcaaaacataaattgctatcaaacaggacaccaagatttcgtgcaacaggcttgatatgttgtgacaggttaccagtggatggcagtatttgtttagtgatgtgttggggcccaataacaaggatttcagttttatttgagttgagctgaagaaaatttatcgacatccaatttttatgtcagacaggcagtcctgcagagaactcagcgtactaaggtcagtgggcttgacagggaggtacaactgtgtgtcatccgcataacaatgaaaagaaataccatgtctgcggattacatcacccaagggaagcatgtataaggagaacaatattggtcccagaattgaaccttgaggcacaccatacttgatatgggaaaaggatgacttgaagttattaatgctaacacagaatttcctattggacagataagatgcgaaccagtctagtgcagttccagatatgcccacccagtgcctcagtctgtctaaaagaatgccatgatcaattgtatcaaaggcagcacttatgtccaacagcacaagaattgaacacatgcctgcgtctgcattcattaaaaggtcattagtgactttgagaagggctgtctcagtgctgtggtgttgacgaaagccagattggaacttttcaaaggtattattgttttccacagcagcaaggagctgcttagatacaagtttttcgagaatcttctaaataaaaggcaatttggatattgggcggtagttatccaggagggtgggatcaagcccaggtttttttaagactggctggacacaagctgttgtAATGCTACTGCAAATACAGGAAGTGTTCTAATACAATAACATTATGCAGTTGTTATATTATTCAGCACTTGTTGCATTATTTATCGCTCCAGCAGTGTTGCGTGTCTCACCAggtgttgtttcagtttgggCATCATCTTCTTGAGGATGCGGTCGTGGTGCTCCTGGAAACGCATCAGCTTCGGGAAGCCGGGGACAAAAAACCCTAAAGGTGAGGACAGAAGAAGGGATGATCAGGTTAACTGGGCTGACTTAATTTTCAGCTGTCTCTTATTCTCTTGGCCTGCCATTAAACAAAAACCTTCATCTTTTCCAGTTGAGCTTCATGATGGCAACAGAAAGCAGCTGTAAAAGCTCAACTGTAAGTCCACATCTTCTCTTTAGTTGGTTGTACATATTCCTGGCTTTCAGGGCCAATTGGTGATAATCCCTTAAAACGTgtatgtatatagtatataatgcATATTCCTTAGTGTAGTGATCTTGGCCTTTTATGGAGGTTTTAGTGTCAGTTGCTAGAGATTTATGAGCTCCTTGCTGCAGCATGCCTGCTTGCTAATTTGTCCTGAGTTCCTCCTCACTGATGTCtttctgttgataattttatCAAGACCAGCAAAGGTCCTGAGGCA
Encoded here:
- the usp6nl gene encoding USP6 N-terminal-like protein isoform X2, with the protein product MRTKSLTRLEGPPDGFKRASDTEQDAAVKLDQERAEIVAKYDKGKEATVEPWEDTNFHLYKVIDRFGFVHENELPSYDSVEEKQKHMEVERTTKWLKMMNSWDKYKNSEKLVRRIYKGIPLQLRGEVWCLLLDVPKIKEEKKDFYEKLKARARGVSPDIRQIDLDVNRTYRDHIMFMHRYDVKQQALFHVLTAYSMYNTEVGYCQGMSQITALLLIYMNEEDAFWALVKLLSGQKHAMHGFFVPGFPKLMRFQEHHDRILKKMMPKLKQHLDNQEVLTSLYTMKWFFQCFLDRTPFTLTLRIWDIYIFEGERLLPAMSYTILKLHKKHLLKLSMEELVEFLQATLSKDFFFEDDFVIEQLQASMMELRRAKLDLPAPGKEEEFPKKPLGQLPPELAAAGVNHVANGQSHAEPAEPPRDPSPVPERQRDSRPHSQSRRDSLEKPIRHHKADKRDGRSRGSGEIPNEHQKQSNSTTPERRATPPSAPTPKPQFSTVDRRKPQSHATANHNSNAASSSHRDITPRWFKPSETKLEAAKAAAAREVHRSRGASPAPSSPEDTALPHRRPRSKGFVPGSDRGSNASQYDNVPGLPEQDFEILELDGPPSRMRTPRSETPFSVSSLHQGSPSRGPSLAGSVVSVASGPRMAKLPPPPFSHNSPAGVQASYPGSQSQYHTPPQQHSPGRTTTEVPIFHPAYSVSLDNRGEDKLYAPPSRFTPPSTVAYGERAYATTQRQTNSLSPEKALMNNSFATYRRQPPSSSTHNPRNARPPPEHSLQLETQGSSTPIYLQQLTSTAQVYAPVDYRFEGHRRGEVNPHYLPEGGPRRPVDGLPWALEGELPPQSPGGMPRSPSFQRAQMSPVQEFTFPANPDGLLHYRTQFQEQQPVIRQQLPQLFGGPHYRHAQEAFAMQESMLL
- the usp6nl gene encoding USP6 N-terminal-like protein isoform X3, which gives rise to MTSDTEQDAAVKLDQERAEIVAKYDKGKEATVEPWEDTNFHLYKVIDRFGFVHENELPSYDSVEEKQKHMEVERTTKWLKMMNSWDKYKNSEKLVRRIYKGIPLQLRGEVWCLLLDVPKIKEEKKDFYEKLKARARGVSPDIRQIDLDVNRTYRDHIMFMHRYDVKQQALFHVLTAYSMYNTEVGYCQGMSQITALLLIYMNEEDAFWALVKLLSGQKHAMHGFFVPGFPKLMRFQEHHDRILKKMMPKLKQHLDNQEVLTSLYTMKWFFQCFLDRTPFTLTLRIWDIYIFEGERLLPAMSYTILKLHKKHLLKLSMEELVEFLQATLSKDFFFEDDFVIEQLQASMMELRRAKLDLPAPGKEEEFPKKPLGQLPPELAAAGVNHVANGQSHAEPAEPPRDPSPVPERQRDSRPHSQSRRDSLEKPIRHHKADKRDGRSRGSGEIPNEHQKQSNSTTPERRATPPSAPTPKPQFSTVDRRKPQSHATANHNSNAASSSHRDITPRWFKPSETKLEAAKAAAAREVHRSRGASPAPSSPEDTALPHRRPRSKGFVPGSDRGSNASQYDNVPGLPEQDFEILELDGPPSRMRTPRSETPFSVSSLHQGSPSRGPSLAGSVVSVASGPRMAKLPPPPFSHNSPAGVQASYPGSQSQYHTPPQQHSPGRTTTEVPIFHPAYSVSLDNRGEDKLYAPPSRFTPPSTVAYGERAYATTQRQTNSLSPEKALMNNSFATYRRQPPSSSTHNPRNARPPPEHSLQLETQGSSTPIYLQQLTSTAQVYAPVDYRFEGHRRGEVNPHYLPEGGPRRPVDGLPWALEGELPPQSPGGMPRSPSFQRAQMSPVQEFTFPANPDGLLHYRTQFQEQQPVIRQQLPQLFGGPHYRHAQEAFAMQESMLL
- the usp6nl gene encoding USP6 N-terminal-like protein isoform X1 produces the protein MQVLQIVKELVSPSRRRAAARFGASDTEQDAAVKLDQERAEIVAKYDKGKEATVEPWEDTNFHLYKVIDRFGFVHENELPSYDSVEEKQKHMEVERTTKWLKMMNSWDKYKNSEKLVRRIYKGIPLQLRGEVWCLLLDVPKIKEEKKDFYEKLKARARGVSPDIRQIDLDVNRTYRDHIMFMHRYDVKQQALFHVLTAYSMYNTEVGYCQGMSQITALLLIYMNEEDAFWALVKLLSGQKHAMHGFFVPGFPKLMRFQEHHDRILKKMMPKLKQHLDNQEVLTSLYTMKWFFQCFLDRTPFTLTLRIWDIYIFEGERLLPAMSYTILKLHKKHLLKLSMEELVEFLQATLSKDFFFEDDFVIEQLQASMMELRRAKLDLPAPGKEEEFPKKPLGQLPPELAAAGVNHVANGQSHAEPAEPPRDPSPVPERQRDSRPHSQSRRDSLEKPIRHHKADKRDGRSRGSGEIPNEHQKQSNSTTPERRATPPSAPTPKPQFSTVDRRKPQSHATANHNSNAASSSHRDITPRWFKPSETKLEAAKAAAAREVHRSRGASPAPSSPEDTALPHRRPRSKGFVPGSDRGSNASQYDNVPGLPEQDFEILELDGPPSRMRTPRSETPFSVSSLHQGSPSRGPSLAGSVVSVASGPRMAKLPPPPFSHNSPAGVQASYPGSQSQYHTPPQQHSPGRTTTEVPIFHPAYSVSLDNRGEDKLYAPPSRFTPPSTVAYGERAYATTQRQTNSLSPEKALMNNSFATYRRQPPSSSTHNPRNARPPPEHSLQLETQGSSTPIYLQQLTSTAQVYAPVDYRFEGHRRGEVNPHYLPEGGPRRPVDGLPWALEGELPPQSPGGMPRSPSFQRAQMSPVQEFTFPANPDGLLHYRTQFQEQQPVIRQQLPQLFGGPHYRHAQEAFAMQESMLL